TTGAGGCAGTGTTACGAGCAAACAATGGCATTGTTGATGCTACAATTGATCAGCTTTTGACAATGAGCATTGACAATGGTGATGATGACTTACCAGATCACATTTTAATGTCTGTGCAAAGAGAAGTTGCTCTTGAAGCAGGAAATCATGGAGTAAACAAGgtgagaatttatttttaatctaatTTTGCTTAATCACTCtccaatgtttatattttatgatacTTTTCTTCTGGAGTTAttacataaatgtatatatatttttataatgtgtaTATGTTGCAtacacaataatatatataaaagagaattctttttttaacttaaatattAAGGTTTAATGTGCTTCATATGACATGATAGAGATCTGAAGAACCAtcaaaaaaagggggagggagacttttgaaatatgttttacaGAAGCATTTTTATTAAGTTCTGTCTTGTATCTGAATTACATTATACATTACTGCAACAACTTACATGGGTCTATTTTAGGTAGCAACAGTTTTGAATCACTTTCtcatttatttacatcagtGCATATAGCATTCTATGGGTTCTTGACTGTCATGCATATTAACTTCCTACCACATCATATTGGTTGGCACTAAAATAgagtgtcctgggttcagatcttgtctcagacATGCTGTTCTTCCCTCTATtcagcatctgtttacagggccaaCTATTTTGTGGGGTGTTGTTTTCATTCGGAGCATGTCATACAGTGGAATACCAATTCTTTGAGTTTGCTGCAGTATATACATATGTGgttctgcatttttttattttcttgtatgttCAGAGTCCCTTCTCCCCTTTGGAAGATACTGCTTTTGAGGAATCACCTCCTCCATACACAGAAGCCATCAAGTCATCTCATGTAATGAGTAGGAGCTCTGAAAGTCACTGTCGTCATGGACAGCAACGCCATTCTAGCCATAGGCTTCATCCTGGTTCTCCCACACGAAGCAGTCCACGTCATCACCCACACAAGCCTCGCTCACCAACCCCTGTAGATCTTGAACCTGATGCAGATTTTATAAACAGCACTACAGAAAACAAGCGGATGTCAACATCATGGGACATCTCCAGTTCACCTAGCTCTCTTATCTTTTCTGACCACACAGATATCAGTAGGCTTGctcaagggagaggagatgcaAGGCATGCCTCAGCtggacaaaagaaagatttatcaGGTTCTACTGCTGCAAAAGTACAGCGTTGTGGTGTGAAAAGTTCTGGAAAACAAGTTATTCCAGTGGGCAAGGACTATCCTGGCACTGAAGAAACAGCAGGCTCAACAGGTAAAATTCATCCCCAATCACGCAAGGTGTCATGGAATACTGCATCTGTGCCAGTGAGATCTAAATCATTTGGAGTTTCAGATAGTAAAAGTTCCTGGGAAGGTAGACATCAGCCTGGCAACTCCAGATACAAACCTTCTGTGAGAGGCAGTCCAGTCAAGTTACCTCCTTATCGCAACTGGAATCCCCCTTTACTTGGGACTTTGCCAGATGATTTTTTGCGCCTGACTCCTTGCCTTTTGGAAAGAATACCATTAGGGGGCCAGAAACCAGATGCTGATCATCGCAGAAACCTTTCATCGGGTTCAAACAGGTATTCTGTTACATTGGTTTGAAACTTTTTCTAATTCACCAATTGTTTCatttagagaaaagaaataataataataatgggagcACAGCAGCATCACAACCACGATAATCGCACCCTCTGCACAGACCAATTATGATAaaggaaagataacagccagtggacagtgaggtatgtatagggaaactgaacaacataaagatgaggtacaaaagtagaacataaagcaatggatgaaggtatgaaggatgTAAATACTAAAAAAGTATAAGATGGAGTcatacatgatggttagcatgacagtattgccagggagttaagaatagtaattcaaggatagtactttgtgaacagatagtTTCTCAGTTATTGATCGTTTGTGAAGATGGTTGTAAATGTTCCTTACCACCTGGCATATATTAATCCATTTTATGCTTAATGACTGATAAAGGCAGTCTTCAGGTGCTGTTTGGTCTTAGTAACTTAATGACATTGTACTCTTACAGTCAGTGGCAAGATTAGTGATCAGATGCAGGTTACAGTCTCATAGTGTGCTCTATTGTTATGTGCACattaaatattgtattaaaCCTTCTGTCCTTTAGGGTGTAAACTGTAATAATTTGTAATGATTATGAAAATGTTGGCCATAAAAGTCATCTGACAGGAGTCTAAATCATCTGTTAGCAATATTGTATAGCGATACAGTTAACAATAGAAGGATATGATGCAAGAATACAATTTACACTAAAGCCACACATTTAGCCTCATTCAGTTACTAACCTGTTGCTGCCTTCAGTTCTGAAAGAGGTCAAGCCTATAATGTCACAAATGCCTATGGGTATATCTAATTAGCCTTTTCCTTCTGTTTGGTTGCACCCTTGACAGTGTAAATGTGTCCGTTTACATTTTGTGCATTGTGATGTTTTGTAATAGAAAGGTGATAGTCACTCAGATTTTAGGAAATAGATTATGAGCTCCctgtcttttgaaaaaaaattgcacacagCAGACCTAAAAGAGTGCACATTCCCATGTCACTGTACAAGCGGCATCGGTCTTGCTGAGAAAAGCATACACTCATCTTTTAGCATAACAGATTGCTGTGGGTTTTGTGGCATCTCTTCTCTGTTATCTAGAAATGTATCCGGGTCTTTTCTTCCTTAGATACTTTTCCAAAATAGAATTTGTGGTATCGTGTTATGTACCAATGCTGGTTGGCTACTTTTGATTGTGCTGCATATGTACCTGgaattgcttttttgtcttgAAGCTTAGTGCTCCACACACAGTAGCACGCCTAATCCTAAACACTCACTTGGCATCTGCCTCAAAatgatacattttcttttacttcatttttttttcctcacaaaGAGATGATACAGATAATAAATTAGTAACAGGAGGCTAGATTTCACTTAAGCTAGTAGAGTCTTCTTGTCATGccagaataaaatcaaaagttCCTGTCATATTAAAGagagtaataaatattaatttaggTAAAAAACAGATGATCTTTTTCACGTGCAGGtagtagaaaatatttttttcaaaagccaAGTAAGCTTTTCTCAGAATATCAGCAATGGTAGCTGATTATGAAGGAGGTTGCTTTCTCGAAGGATATTTTCAACAAGGCATAAGGGCATTTGATAGCCTCATTTTCCCTCCCCCCAAAtgtatcatttctttttcatgcagTAGAGTTGTTTCTCAGTTTGTGTGCACCTATTGCCACTAAACGAACTAACTGAACAACTGGTTTCAATTAATTTCCCCATTGCATCGatattatgtgtatatgtgcatgtgtttatgtctaTTTATGAGATTGCTTTAGAAAAACATGagatgctttatttatttaacagatCACAGTCAGGTGGAGAAGAGGCATGTGATGTACAAAAAGCTAGACGAAGCCGCCAGTCACGTATGCCACAACGGTCACTTTCATTTGCAGGAGCTTCTAGGCATTCTTTTCAAAGGGTAAGAAGGActtcataaaaatgttgttattCTTTATAGCCAATTCAAGTAGCTTCAtacaaggaaaagaagaaagtataaaaatggAACAttggtaataataattttatatattttgatcGAAGAACGCCAATTATACAAGAACTGATTACTTGAGATTCCATATCAGAATTCCTGATAAGCTCACTTATAATTCTCTATTTAAATCCCTTGGTTAATGTGAAACTTTTGACAGCTGGAATGCAATAAAACCCGCTATTCTCTAGTAGCAGAATGCAGTAACAGAGTTAATGTACCCATATGCTGACTTGCTAGTCTCAGTTATTGTAATCCACTTTGTTTCCTCTTTTATGATTACTAATTTCAATTGCTCTAAAGGGCTCTCATCTCTTGTAATATGTCATCAAGCTGCAAGAAGGCATAGCAGTAGTGCTACCTCACTTCACACAATTTCTGGATTGATATTCTTGACACAGCTGTCTGATAGCAAGTAGGGCATCCTGTGTCATCGGTTATCTTGAATTCATGCACAGTGTGTCAAAAGGCTTTAGACCAGTTTGAGCTGTTTTGAGGTCTTAAAATTTGGtatgaactatatatataaaaaaatatgtaaaatgttttcttcatcctcAAAAACTTGATTGAGTGTTAATAGAGTTACACTTTGTAAGTTTTACttgcatttaaatttaatttgatgAATTTGCATAGATATAAGAACATATGTAATTTAACAATGCAagcatttttatacattttgtaaaattggAAACAGCCAGTATGATTCATACACATCTGAAACCAGATTGTTAATTTATAACAGCAGTAAATAGTTTGTGGTGTGGCCTCTCTTGCAGTGAGTTATACAGTGATATACAGTAGTATAGGTCTGTTTAAAAACTGGTCTGAATGTTGGTTGTAGTTTGTGTGCGCTGGTTTATGGTTAATGAAAACTAATGCACACAAACTACAAGCAACATTCAGATAAAGGTATTTTTACTATATTATCCCAGTGAGAACCATCTCATCATcacagttatatatataaactatttaaTATACTTCATGCTGCTGCTCTTGTGGGCTCAGGCTATACATCGCAGATAACCTAACCTGGATATGTTGCAATAGGGTCTGGGAGTTGACCTAGCTTAGTTTCTTTCATCCTTCCAGAATAGGAGAAAAACTAGCATAATTATTAGCTTGTTATTTCAGATAGCTTCAGAAGACCTCAGCAGTGAATTCATAcagagaagaataaaagaaaatgaaagacgCCGACGCCTTGCCTCTGCTGACCTTGACCCTGAACTTGCTCAATATTTGGAAGATGAGAGACTGGCTCTTATTCTTCAAAACTCAGAATTTTTGCGGGAACTTAGAGATGATGAGGATTTCATGCAGACTCTGGAGAAAGgtaatttcatttattcattcatcctttgATGATAAACAGTTATGCTGGTCCACTGGCATTAATTGTTGTTGGGGGAGCAATTGAATAGATGCAGCAGGCGACAAGACTTTGGCCTGTCTTGGACAGTGGTGAGCAGGTCCAAATGACAATTGACCaattttattaatcccagtgggcaattataATTTAGGAAATATgccaaattaaaataaaaaacaaaggaaaatgacTTAAGGTGCCTTTTACTTCTGCATAGCATTAGTTTTGTCtgaaatcaattaaaaaaattctcctgCTAGCACATGTTACgatataaacaaaatactgcgaactttctgacaatttgttgatcacaaagAAAAACCAAATCCCATTGCTTGACACCAGTTTTAACAAATCTATGTGATAGACAACCAACCCTGTGGAGATCTGATGCTTGTGATCACAATATTAGAATAATGACCATTTACAAAAACTGCTGCCAGCAAGTTGAACAAAATCCAGTACCTATGAAACCAATTGATGTGCAAGATTAAAATCAGGTATCAGTCTCAGTGCTAAAAGGTAAGGTTGCACTGTACTGAACGCAAAACTGCCAGTCAGCCCTGCATTGAATAACAAGTCCACTATTTTACGTTTgcaaatcagtttttttctctgtccaccTCAGCATCAATACTATTTTAAGTTACCCTGAAGGAGTCTTGTGTTGGGGCACATGGCCGATCAGACCAACATGTGCTACTTCTGTTGCGAAAAGGGTTTTTTTTGGTGTCTTAAGAAAGTGGTGCTCCTTCTTCATATGGAGTCATTGGTTTTTATTCTCATGATCCAGAGGTGTGtggcagcctcctcaggcattTGTTTTGGAGTACCTGGATTATCTTCTCCATATCAGCAAGTGGTGTCCACGTCTGACGTTTGTACATAAGGATGGGAACTACAAGGCACTTATGCTGCCTAAACTTGGTAGCACACCTGATGGTGCTGGTCTCCCCTCCATATGCATTCGAACTGTTAGTCTCTTGGTAAGGTCGTGCAGTTCTCTTTCGGTGCCTGCCATCAAATTGATATTGTCTGCAAAATGCATATTGTGTAAGGGTCTCTATGAGATGGAAATGTAGATTTAATGCTTGTGAAAGGTTTATGacattttccaaaaaatatgttaaacagTACTTGCGATGGGGGCACCCTTGACTGCTGCCTactattttgtaaaagaaagatcCAGTTTGGTTATTCAGCATTACTGCACCCATTGAACTCTAATA
This window of the Pomacea canaliculata isolate SZHN2017 linkage group LG4, ASM307304v1, whole genome shotgun sequence genome carries:
- the LOC112561031 gene encoding uncharacterized protein LOC112561031 isoform X2 encodes the protein MADTDRINSDCGGGAEATNHGHNTHRSEASENLSLSPSSASSTGPMRQLEFNQAMNDFQNMFPGMDTEVIEAVLRANNGIVDATIDQLLTMSIDNGDDDLPDHILMSVQREVALEAGNHGVNKSPFSPLEDTAFEESPPPYTEAIKSSHVMSRSSESHCRHGQQRHSSHRLHPGSPTRSSPRHHPHKPRSPTPVDLEPDADFINSTTENKRMSTSWDISSSPSSLIFSDHTDISRLAQGRGDARHASAGQKKDLSGSTAAKVQRCGVKSSGKQVIPVGKDYPGTEETAGSTGKIHPQSRKVSWNTASVPVRSKSFGVSDSKSSWEGRHQPGNSRYKPSVRGSPVKLPPYRNWNPPLLGTLPDDFLRLTPCLLERIPLGGQKPDADHRRNLSSGSNRSQSGGEEACDVQKARRSRQSRMPQRSLSFAGASRHSFQRIASEDLSSEFIQRRIKENERRRRLASADLDPELAQYLEDERLALILQNSEFLRELRDDEDFMQTLEKDRQTSVVDSVPVPVPVETASQNVPSVSVAKPGYGNDHQSTLEAFPFSQQLPKADEVDAELLQKLRHMGKASKKQFAALARKFFSRKRKKSPRHLLRDTLAPSMTNLLDDEEEDEGEDIQETSPHDVASNSDSDHCGHHADGLQTRKDTEIK
- the LOC112561031 gene encoding uncharacterized protein LOC112561031 isoform X1, which produces MADTDRINSDCGGGAEATNHGHNTHRSEASENLSLSPSSASSTGPMRQLEFNQAMNDFQNMFPGMDTEVIEAVLRANNGIVDATIDQLLTMSIDNGDDDLPDHILMSVQREVALEAGNHGVNKSPFSPLEDTAFEESPPPYTEAIKSSHVMSRSSESHCRHGQQRHSSHRLHPGSPTRSSPRHHPHKPRSPTPVDLEPDADFINSTTENKRMSTSWDISSSPSSLIFSDHTDISRLAQGRGDARHASAGQKKDLSGSTAAKVQRCGVKSSGKQVIPVGKDYPGTEETAGSTGKIHPQSRKVSWNTASVPVRSKSFGVSDSKSSWEGRHQPGNSRYKPSVRGSPVKLPPYRNWNPPLLGTLPDDFLRLTPCLLERIPLGGQKPDADHRRNLSSGSNRSQSGGEEACDVQKARRSRQSRMPQRSLSFAGASRHSFQRIASEDLSSEFIQRRIKENERRRRLASADLDPELAQYLEDERLALILQNSEFLRELRDDEDFMQTLEKDRQTSVVDSVPVPVPVETASQNVPSVSVAKPGDEGYGNDHQSTLEAFPFSQQLPKADEVDAELLQKLRHMGKASKKQFAALARKFFSRKRKKSPRHLLRDTLAPSMTNLLDDEEEDEGEDIQETSPHDVASNSDSDHCGHHADGLQTRKDTEIK